From the Lolium rigidum isolate FL_2022 chromosome 2, APGP_CSIRO_Lrig_0.1, whole genome shotgun sequence genome, one window contains:
- the LOC124688048 gene encoding uncharacterized protein LOC124688048 produces MHLQAGEVHIQYFMPRQPQDATDRPDSAACASSTTSPAATMWEYHQAHAALQPPPSWNPYAGTTAALLDGPAFTADSAPAVADMHLPVGEHVHGHAWSHGELSNDNTSYRENFLDLLASKNVTPEMFEDVPAGRYATAPASLTARFEAGSDISPMKYEVAAGSPLFLGSGSNAALEAQGMNLLSCMPSYVDGHHQRKESSNHHQQDHGNPMASFLQQISTRTSAGVHASLDYSGLGGMDKICQEGRGMEAASPFNIRSLPDFSSFGGYRSTKEPTSVPPPPYMRCTDRSSDSSRKEQEIVPARSSSSGSGAAASDRKKRSSEERRESTGKKSKQEAASPPKQQLPKVKLGEKITALQQIVSPFGKTDTASVLFETIKYIKFLHEQVQLLSEPYTNASRNKVNCNNIPWGGVHAEASKGEGEHDLRERGLCLVPVSWTPEVYRDGNAMDYWTPAYRGCLYR; encoded by the exons ATGCATCTACAAGCAGGCGAGGTGCACATCCAGTATTTCATGCCCCGGCAGCCGCAGGACGCAACCGACCGTCCGGACTCCGCCGCgtgcgcctcctccaccacttcgcCGGCCGCCACCATGTGGGAGTATCACCAGGCTCATGCGGCCTTGCAGCCTCCCCCCTCCTGGAACCCCTACGCTGGAACTACGGCGGCGCTTCTCGACGGCCCGGCCTTCACTGCCGACTCGGCGCCGGCGGTGGCAGACATGCACCTGCCGGTTGGCGAGCACGTCCACGGCCATGCCTGGAGCCACGGCGAACT AAGCAACGACAACACCAGCTACAGGGAGAACTTCCTGGACCTGCTCGCGTCGAAGAACGTGACGCCGGAGATGTTCGAGGACGTCCCCGCCGGCCGTTATGCTACAGCACCAGCCTCCCTCACGGCGCGGTTCGAGGCAGGCTCCGACATCTCTCCGATGAAGTACGAGGTCGCCGCTGGCTCGCCGCTGTTCTTGGGGAGCGGTTCTAATGCTGCGCTCGAAGCCCAGGGGATGAACTTGCTGAGCTGCATGCCATCCTACGTCGACGGCCACCATCAAAGGAAGGAAAGCAGCAACCACCACCAGCAAGACCACGGGAACCCCATGGCTTCCTTTCTTCAGCAAATAAGTACCCGCACTAGTGCTGGGGTGCACGCTAGCCTGGACTATTCAGGCTTGGGTGGAATGGACAAGATTTGCCAAGAAGGCCGAGGAATGGAGGCTGCGAGTCCTTTTAACATCAGGAGTCTCCCGGATTTCAGCTCCTTCGGTGGCTACAGATCAACCAAGGAACCGACATCGGTGCCGCCTCCGCCATACATGAGATGCACCGATAGGTCGTCTGATAGCAGCAGAAAAGAGCAGGAGATCGTGCCG GCAAGGAGTAGCAGCAGCGGCAGTGGAGCGGCAGCGAGTGATCGCAAGAAGCGATCATCCGAGGAAAGGCGCGAAAGCACAGGCAAGAAATCCAAGCAGGAAGCAGCATCACCTCCTAAG CAACAGCTTCCTAAAGTGAAGCTGGGGGAGAAGATCACAGCACTGCAGCAAATCGTTTCGCCGTTCGGGAAG ACGGATACAGCATCGGTGCTGTTTGAAACCATCAAGTACATCAAGTTTCTGCACGAGCAAGTACAG CTGCTAAGTGAGCCGTACACCAACGCGAGCAGGAACAAG GTTAACTGTAACAACATTCCATGGGGCGGAGTTCATGCGGAGGCGAGCAAGGGAGAAGGAGAGCATGACCTGAGGGAGAGAGGGCTTTGCTTGGTCCCTGTCTCGTGGACACCAGAAGTGTACCGGGACGGCAACGCGATGGACTACTGGACGCCGGCGTACAGGGGCTGCCTGTACCGGTGA